In the Thermotoga sp. Ku-13t genome, one interval contains:
- the rpsJ gene encoding 30S ribosomal protein S10 — MPGQRIRIKLKAYDHEILDESARKIVEVAKSTNAKISGPIPLPTERTLYVVLRSPHKHKDSREQFEKRVHKRLIDIIEPSPKTIDALMKINLPAGVDVEIKL; from the coding sequence ATGCCAGGACAGAGGATCAGAATAAAGCTGAAAGCATATGATCACGAAATTCTCGACGAATCTGCAAGGAAAATTGTGGAAGTTGCGAAGTCCACGAATGCGAAAATATCTGGTCCTATACCGTTACCAACGGAAAGAACCCTTTATGTTGTTCTCAGGTCTCCGCACAAGCATAAGGACTCGCGTGAGCAGTTTGAAAAAAGGGTTCACAAGCGATTGATAGACATAATCGAACCGTCTCCGAAGACGATTGACGCTCTGATGAAGATAAACCTTCCAGCAGGTGTCGATGTAGAGATCAAACTCTGA
- the rplC gene encoding 50S ribosomal protein L3 produces MKMIIGRKIGMTQLFEDNEVVPVTVIKAGPCYVVQKKAPQVDGYCAIQLGFEEVKKVNKPLEGHFKRANLKPLRILKEMRLESEDELNKYEIGQVIKVDIFQPGELVDVIGWTKGRGFAGAVKRWGFAGGPKTHGSKFHRELGSLGQHTEPAKIFKGKKMPGRYGNERVTIHNLEVVKLDVENNLIAVKGSVPGARGGLVLIRSPKKTRK; encoded by the coding sequence ATGAAGATGATCATAGGGAGAAAGATTGGAATGACTCAGTTGTTCGAAGATAACGAAGTCGTTCCAGTGACCGTCATAAAGGCTGGTCCATGCTATGTTGTGCAAAAGAAAGCTCCCCAAGTGGATGGTTATTGCGCGATACAACTGGGATTCGAGGAAGTGAAGAAAGTCAACAAACCTCTCGAGGGACATTTCAAAAGGGCTAACTTGAAGCCATTGCGAATCCTCAAAGAAATGAGACTCGAAAGTGAAGACGAACTCAACAAGTACGAAATAGGACAAGTGATAAAAGTTGACATATTCCAACCCGGGGAACTGGTCGATGTGATCGGCTGGACCAAAGGTAGAGGCTTTGCGGGTGCTGTGAAGAGATGGGGATTCGCAGGTGGTCCGAAGACTCACGGATCGAAGTTTCACAGGGAGTTAGGTTCATTGGGACAGCACACCGAACCAGCGAAAATCTTCAAGGGCAAAAAGATGCCGGGAAGGTACGGTAATGAGAGGGTGACCATCCATAACCTTGAAGTTGTGAAACTCGACGTTGAAAACAACCTCATAGCGGTCAAGGGTTCTGTTCCAGGAGCGAGGGGTGGCTTGGTGCTCATCAGGAGTCCCAAGAAGACCCGAAAATGA
- the rplD gene encoding 50S ribosomal protein L4, with the protein MAIVDLYNMKGQKIGVQELKDEIFNIEPHLDVMWRYIDYQLSKRRAGTASTKIRAEVSGGGRKPWPQKHTGRARHGSIRSPIWRHGGVAHGPKPRDWSKKLPKKMKRLAIKSALSQRFREGNLIVVDDIKFDEPKTKNMRQLLNDLQLTGKKVLLVLPWKKPEYENVKLACRNLEDVKAIIADNTGASQKGEVRIDGLNVYDIINHEKLVLTRDVVMKIEEVLK; encoded by the coding sequence ATGGCCATCGTTGATTTGTATAACATGAAAGGACAGAAGATCGGTGTTCAGGAATTAAAGGATGAGATATTCAATATCGAACCGCATCTCGACGTTATGTGGCGTTATATCGATTATCAGTTGTCCAAGAGGCGCGCGGGAACCGCATCAACCAAAATTCGCGCAGAAGTTAGCGGAGGCGGGAGGAAGCCTTGGCCCCAGAAGCACACAGGTAGAGCGAGACATGGATCCATCAGGTCTCCTATATGGAGGCACGGTGGAGTTGCGCACGGTCCAAAACCGCGCGACTGGAGTAAAAAGTTGCCGAAGAAAATGAAGAGGTTGGCTATAAAATCTGCACTTTCTCAGCGATTCAGAGAAGGCAATCTTATCGTTGTGGATGATATAAAATTCGACGAACCCAAGACCAAGAACATGCGACAGTTGCTCAATGATCTGCAACTCACAGGGAAGAAGGTTTTGCTCGTTTTGCCATGGAAGAAGCCGGAGTATGAGAATGTGAAACTTGCCTGTCGAAACCTCGAAGATGTGAAAGCAATCATCGCGGACAATACAGGTGCTTCTCAAAAGGGTGAAGTCAGAATAGATGGTCTGAACGTTTACGATATCATCAACCACGAGAAGCTCGTCCTGA